One genomic window of Gracilinema caldarium DSM 7334 includes the following:
- a CDS encoding carbohydrate ABC transporter permease encodes MAILLVLMLIPILKVLSDSLDRSAVYGLNLLPRNPSLEAYRVIISNKNLYRPLLISLFTTVSGTFLGLVITTLAAYVLIQKDLIGRGFFSRFIFITMIFNGGLVPTFLVLKNLGMTNTLWAVLLPASVNAFNIFLMKNFFDQIPVSLFESAEIDGASPPQVFFRIVLPLSGAALASIGLFFAVQYWNEFFAYVMYVSKPDLYNFQVKLRELILNEQNLNDPTIIGYGNMVKNASVVVTIVPFLFIYPYAQRYFIQGVTVGSIKE; translated from the coding sequence ATGGCTATATTATTAGTACTGATGCTTATTCCTATTTTAAAAGTACTATCTGATTCTCTGGATAGATCTGCGGTGTATGGTCTTAATCTACTGCCCCGTAATCCATCCCTTGAAGCGTATCGTGTTATTATTTCTAACAAAAATTTATACCGACCATTATTAATCTCTTTATTTACTACCGTTAGTGGTACCTTTCTTGGCCTGGTAATTACGACTCTTGCAGCATATGTTTTAATACAAAAAGATCTTATTGGTCGAGGTTTCTTTTCTCGTTTTATATTTATAACAATGATTTTTAATGGTGGGCTTGTTCCTACTTTTTTAGTACTTAAAAATCTTGGAATGACAAATACTCTTTGGGCCGTATTGTTGCCTGCAAGTGTAAATGCATTTAATATTTTTTTAATGAAAAATTTTTTTGATCAAATCCCTGTAAGTCTTTTTGAATCTGCTGAAATTGATGGAGCTTCGCCACCACAGGTTTTTTTCAGGATTGTTCTCCCCCTATCGGGAGCAGCCCTGGCTTCTATCGGATTGTTTTTTGCAGTACAATATTGGAATGAGTTCTTTGCCTATGTTATGTATGTTTCAAAACCAGATTTATATAATTTCCAAGTAAAATTACGGGAATTAATTCTTAATGAACAAAATCTGAACGATCCTACCATTATAGGATATGGAAACATGGTTAAAAATGCATCGGTGGTTGTTACCATAGTACCTTTCTTGTTTATTTACCCTTATGCACAGCGATATTTTATTCAAGGTGTAACTGTTGGTTCAATAAAAGAATAA
- a CDS encoding ABC transporter permease, with product MKQQTMTLQGAFRKISHDRMYYIMFAPVFIFAILFCYLPMIGVLLAFFDFTPFKFKFVGFTNFIDLFFGIRSVNFWRSVYNTIFLSLSNLVLGTLISVSIALLLNEIESRKFKSFIQSILYLPHFLSWVVVASIFTIILSPQGGLINNFLSSMGYERIYFLAEETWWTPIYLFIGRWKETGWGTIIYLAALSGINPELYEAAEIDGAGKWKQALYITLPSLVPTIIIVFVLNLGKVLNIFESVFVLMNSNVLKVSDVISVFAYRTGIQQANYGMGTAIGLFRSFIGMILVLMTNKINEKIRGSSIF from the coding sequence ATGAAACAGCAGACCATGACACTCCAGGGCGCTTTCAGAAAGATTTCTCATGACCGAATGTATTATATAATGTTTGCACCGGTTTTTATTTTTGCTATTTTGTTTTGTTATCTTCCCATGATTGGTGTATTGTTAGCTTTTTTTGATTTTACACCCTTTAAATTTAAATTTGTTGGTTTTACTAATTTTATAGATCTCTTTTTTGGAATACGATCAGTTAATTTTTGGAGATCTGTATATAATACCATATTTCTGAGTTTGTCCAATCTTGTTTTGGGGACATTAATTTCTGTTTCTATTGCATTACTGCTCAATGAAATAGAAAGTAGAAAATTTAAATCATTTATTCAAAGTATTTTGTATTTACCACACTTTCTTTCATGGGTAGTGGTTGCATCAATATTTACAATAATCTTATCACCTCAGGGTGGACTTATAAATAATTTCCTTTCCAGCATGGGGTATGAACGAATTTATTTTTTAGCAGAAGAAACCTGGTGGACTCCTATATATCTATTTATAGGTCGTTGGAAAGAGACTGGTTGGGGAACAATAATTTACCTGGCAGCCCTTTCAGGTATTAATCCAGAGTTATATGAAGCTGCTGAAATTGATGGAGCCGGAAAATGGAAGCAAGCTCTTTATATTACACTTCCATCGTTAGTTCCTACAATTATAATTGTGTTTGTATTAAATCTAGGTAAGGTCCTTAATATATTTGAATCTGTATTTGTATTGATGAACTCAAATGTGCTTAAGGTCTCAGATGTAATTTCAGTATTTGCATATCGAACGGGGATTCAGCAAGCAAATTATGGGATGGGAACAGCTATTGGTCTTTTTAGATCTTTTATTGGTATGATTTTAGTGCTTATGACAAATAAAATAAATGAAAAGATTCGAGGATCATCAATATTCTAA
- a CDS encoding extracellular solute-binding protein — protein MMYKRIIPALLVITVFMFAGCGKKASDAKKVEKPVSISLMVDGTFLPKENGQDVLVQGYKELTGIDLVVNQPAHNEYYQKLNLAFSTGDVPDVVLLGSYAYASYAANGSLYDLTELYEKSSLKDRIKDPGIIEAIKVNGKLYGIPYDRGNGTVTYVRGDWLEKLGLEVPKTYDEFINMLRLFKNKNPDGLAQDKVIPLTAAGLVNSEYPLDIYLREFYQDASPDFIKKNGKWIDGMSDQSMVAALKRMREAYAEGLIDKEIITNKTSTCRDKFYSGVVGVFNYWAGTWNRNLALNIEKNKPQAKVTPIPAIKETKYIERPATVLAISKSCKNPEAVFKYFIEFLLDGEKGQTFATFGVEGKTYEIKDGMIQFLPSIQDPAKPFVKAWFSPEIPVFSWNPAWKPSDERITNSLEIFQKDAVSYKVFPSSDVISQLLPELNTIKANYVTKMVYGTLTIDEGLAQYQKDSQKYVDAILEELQKIDP, from the coding sequence ATGATGTATAAACGAATTATACCTGCCTTACTTGTTATCACTGTATTCATGTTTGCAGGATGCGGCAAAAAAGCATCTGATGCAAAGAAAGTCGAAAAGCCTGTTTCTATTTCATTGATGGTAGATGGTACTTTTCTACCCAAGGAAAATGGTCAAGACGTTCTAGTTCAAGGGTATAAGGAACTTACTGGTATTGACCTTGTGGTGAATCAGCCAGCTCATAATGAGTATTACCAAAAATTGAATCTTGCTTTTTCTACTGGCGATGTTCCCGATGTTGTATTGCTGGGGAGTTATGCATATGCCTCATATGCTGCGAATGGCTCTTTGTACGATTTAACCGAATTATATGAAAAGTCTTCACTCAAGGATCGTATAAAGGATCCGGGAATCATAGAAGCTATTAAAGTAAATGGTAAGCTATACGGAATTCCCTATGATCGTGGTAATGGTACGGTGACCTATGTGCGGGGCGATTGGCTAGAAAAACTAGGGCTTGAAGTACCGAAGACCTACGATGAATTTATCAATATGCTGAGACTCTTTAAAAATAAAAATCCTGATGGGCTTGCGCAAGATAAGGTTATCCCTCTCACGGCGGCTGGCCTTGTGAATTCTGAATATCCGCTGGACATCTATTTAAGAGAATTTTACCAGGATGCAAGTCCAGATTTTATAAAGAAAAACGGAAAATGGATTGATGGAATGAGTGATCAATCCATGGTTGCAGCTCTTAAACGAATGCGAGAAGCCTATGCAGAGGGCCTTATTGATAAAGAAATCATTACCAATAAAACCTCGACATGTCGAGATAAATTTTATTCTGGTGTGGTTGGTGTTTTTAATTATTGGGCTGGAACCTGGAATCGCAATCTTGCTCTCAATATAGAAAAAAATAAACCACAAGCTAAGGTTACCCCTATTCCTGCTATTAAGGAAACAAAGTATATTGAACGACCTGCAACGGTACTTGCTATCAGCAAATCTTGTAAGAACCCCGAAGCAGTATTTAAATATTTTATAGAATTCCTTCTTGATGGTGAGAAAGGGCAGACTTTTGCAACCTTTGGGGTAGAGGGAAAAACCTATGAGATTAAAGATGGAATGATTCAATTCCTTCCTTCCATTCAGGATCCTGCAAAACCCTTTGTAAAGGCATGGTTTAGCCCTGAAATCCCTGTGTTTAGCTGGAATCCCGCATGGAAACCTTCTGATGAGCGTATTACCAATTCATTGGAAATATTTCAGAAAGATGCAGTTTCATATAAAGTATTCCCCTCATCGGATGTTATTAGCCAGTTATTACCAGAACTCAATACGATTAAGGCTAATTATGTAACAAAAATGGTATATGGAACATTAACTATTGATGAAGGTCTAGCTCAGTATCAAAAAGATTCTCAAAAATATGTAGATGCAATTCTTGAAGAGCTTCAGAAAATAGATCCATAA
- a CDS encoding glycoside hydrolase 43 family protein produces the protein MGSVDIQELWSPMYSSTEYRNPILFADYSDPDVIRVGDRFFGTASSFVHTPGLPVLESDDLVHWHLVSYAIPRLPLYYDGPVRHGDGVWAPSLRYHDGWFWIFFSMPDEGIFMTRAKHPHGPWSPIHCIHTVQGWIDPCPFWDDDGTAYLVHAFAKSRCGIKSKLQLFQMKEDASALLGDGVVIFDGTQTQPTIEGPKLYKRNGYYYIFAPAGGVKPGWQTVLRAKSIWGPYEERIVLHQGDTEINGPHQGAYVALEDGTGWFIHFQDRDAYGRIWHLQPVQWINDWPLIGVDQNHDGIGEPVTYYHVPIYTDNNPSYHTGLSDDFDNSELSLQWQWEGNPLVPAYSLIAKNSCLRLFAKPCPGDTFWLYTYPNIITQKFPAPSFIVDVVFLDSYGDDVLSGLIVCGDTYYYIGVLKENSQYKVVCGQGSKESKDSFNICKVYDSSPFPITLRVTVDTLAHGRWYFTRNSNPFEPIGEPFSVEPGRWVGGRFGLFSISMNRDSVEGWSDIERVEVKI, from the coding sequence ATGGGTTCTGTGGATATTCAAGAACTATGGAGTCCTATGTATTCTTCGACTGAATACAGAAATCCTATACTTTTTGCAGACTATTCTGACCCTGATGTTATTCGAGTTGGAGACCGTTTTTTTGGAACCGCAAGTAGTTTTGTTCATACCCCGGGACTTCCTGTTCTTGAATCGGATGACCTTGTACACTGGCATCTTGTCTCCTATGCTATTCCCCGTTTACCCCTGTATTATGATGGGCCTGTCCGACATGGAGATGGAGTATGGGCTCCCAGTTTGCGCTATCATGATGGTTGGTTCTGGATTTTTTTTAGTATGCCCGATGAGGGCATCTTTATGACAAGAGCTAAACATCCTCATGGCCCTTGGAGTCCTATTCATTGTATACATACAGTACAAGGATGGATTGACCCCTGTCCTTTCTGGGATGATGATGGTACAGCTTATTTGGTACATGCTTTTGCGAAGAGCCGTTGTGGGATAAAAAGCAAACTTCAACTTTTCCAGATGAAAGAAGATGCTTCAGCACTGCTTGGTGATGGGGTTGTAATATTCGATGGAACCCAAACTCAACCTACTATTGAAGGGCCAAAACTCTATAAGCGTAATGGCTATTATTATATATTTGCGCCTGCTGGTGGTGTTAAACCCGGATGGCAGACCGTTCTCCGTGCAAAATCGATTTGGGGCCCATACGAAGAACGGATTGTATTACATCAGGGGGATACAGAAATAAATGGCCCCCATCAAGGAGCCTATGTAGCCTTAGAAGATGGAACCGGTTGGTTTATTCATTTTCAAGATAGGGATGCCTATGGTCGAATCTGGCATCTTCAACCGGTTCAATGGATTAACGATTGGCCTCTTATTGGGGTAGACCAAAATCATGATGGTATAGGTGAACCAGTAACCTATTATCATGTACCAATCTACACTGATAATAATCCATCTTATCATACCGGATTGAGTGATGATTTTGATAACTCAGAGCTTTCCTTACAATGGCAATGGGAAGGTAACCCGCTTGTGCCAGCCTACTCGCTGATTGCGAAAAACAGTTGTTTACGGCTTTTTGCTAAACCATGCCCAGGTGATACCTTTTGGTTATATACATACCCGAATATTATAACACAGAAATTTCCTGCCCCTTCATTTATAGTGGACGTGGTCTTCCTTGATAGTTATGGAGATGATGTATTGTCAGGGCTGATAGTATGTGGTGACACCTATTATTATATTGGTGTTCTTAAAGAGAATTCCCAATATAAGGTTGTGTGTGGTCAGGGCTCTAAAGAAAGCAAGGATAGTTTCAATATTTGTAAGGTATATGATAGTTCTCCTTTCCCAATCACACTTCGCGTAACAGTCGATACGCTTGCTCATGGACGTTGGTATTTTACTCGAAATTCTAACCCCTTTGAACCAATTGGAGAGCCCTTCTCTGTAGAGCCAGGTCGTTGGGTGGGAGGTCGTTTTGGACTTTTTTCGATTTCAATGAATAGGGATTCTGTAGAAGGATGGAGCGATATTGAACGGGTCGAGGTAAAAATATAA
- a CDS encoding glycoside hydrolase family 43 protein — translation MKRLPTYTNPVYPGFHPDPSVIRVGHDFYMVNSTFHYYPGIVISHSRDLVHWNAIGHVWTRNDWLDIRHLLDGRGFWAPDISYHNGTFYIFVTLRLNEIQSNREPSQIIRRQMIVTASNPEGPYSYPHFIDVDGIDPSHFVDDDGKHYMLLNPAVRLIPLNDDCSAITGEIKTIWEGSGGRIPEGPHLFKKDGWYYLITAEGGTGYNHQIGSGRSRSLYGPYESNPYNPILKQQDPTAPLQRCGHGKFVEAPDGSWWVLYLCGRPITATINGLENNRFCILGRETALDPVSWTAEGWPVINGGKGPSLSNQVPQLPWTPSSPHIRDEFDDQVLNIQWYTPRNPDPSAYSLVDRPGFLRLYCRSTPLNELGARPILQRETSLNSETRCCIHFTPQNPGETAGITAYYDTKTHIICGRRRTLSGYSLVVEDYRGSSYITYAEYPEEMTTISPILYLCLKTNCLERRFFYSYDGETWIELATISNAYHLSDEGYTGPYTKRFTGSMVGMFAYNGGNASTTSVDFDWFEYIPKDIC, via the coding sequence ATGAAAAGGCTCCCAACCTACACTAATCCTGTCTATCCAGGGTTTCACCCTGACCCATCGGTGATTCGGGTTGGGCATGATTTTTACATGGTCAATTCTACGTTTCATTATTATCCTGGGATTGTGATTTCCCACTCCAGGGATCTGGTACATTGGAACGCTATTGGACATGTTTGGACCCGCAATGATTGGCTAGATATACGGCATCTGCTAGATGGCAGGGGATTCTGGGCCCCAGACATTTCTTACCATAATGGTACTTTTTATATATTTGTTACGCTCAGACTTAACGAAATACAGAGCAATAGAGAACCATCTCAGATCATACGACGACAAATGATTGTCACAGCTTCCAATCCTGAAGGGCCCTATTCATACCCTCATTTTATTGATGTAGATGGAATCGATCCTTCTCATTTTGTTGATGACGACGGAAAACACTACATGCTCCTCAATCCAGCGGTCCGTCTCATTCCTTTAAATGATGACTGTTCTGCCATTACAGGTGAAATTAAAACCATCTGGGAAGGATCTGGCGGTCGTATCCCTGAGGGGCCGCATCTTTTTAAAAAGGATGGCTGGTATTACCTTATTACAGCTGAAGGCGGTACAGGCTACAACCATCAAATTGGATCAGGACGTTCCCGATCCCTTTATGGTCCTTATGAAAGTAATCCATACAATCCCATACTTAAACAGCAAGATCCTACCGCTCCGCTACAACGTTGCGGACATGGGAAATTTGTTGAGGCCCCAGATGGCTCTTGGTGGGTTTTATATCTTTGTGGTCGGCCGATCACCGCAACAATTAACGGTTTGGAAAACAACCGGTTTTGTATTTTAGGTCGTGAAACAGCCCTCGACCCTGTTTCCTGGACCGCTGAGGGCTGGCCAGTTATCAATGGGGGCAAAGGTCCCAGTCTAAGTAACCAGGTACCTCAATTACCATGGACACCTTCATCACCACATATTCGAGATGAATTTGATGACCAGGTACTCAATATCCAGTGGTATACCCCACGAAATCCAGATCCTTCGGCATACTCACTTGTCGATCGCCCAGGCTTTCTTCGCCTTTATTGTCGGAGTACACCATTAAACGAATTGGGAGCTCGGCCTATACTACAACGAGAAACAAGCCTTAATTCAGAAACCCGTTGTTGTATACATTTTACTCCACAAAATCCTGGGGAAACCGCAGGCATAACTGCATACTATGATACAAAAACCCACATTATTTGTGGAAGACGTCGCACCCTTTCTGGGTATTCTCTTGTTGTAGAAGATTACCGCGGAAGCTCCTATATTACTTACGCCGAATATCCTGAAGAAATGACCACCATTTCTCCTATCCTGTATCTCTGTCTTAAAACCAATTGCCTGGAACGACGTTTTTTCTATTCTTACGATGGAGAAACATGGATTGAATTAGCTACTATTTCTAATGCATATCATCTGTCTGATGAAGGATATACGGGCCCTTATACCAAACGTTTTACAGGATCTATGGTTGGGATGTTTGCTTATAACGGTGGAAACGCAAGTACAACATCGGTCGATTTTGATTGGTTTGAATATATACCAAAAGATATATGTTAA
- a CDS encoding alpha/beta hydrolase family protein: MKGWSNENQQALASNLMNMGVSYAGIIALEDLRAAQFLATLPMVDPKRIVALGFSMGAFRAWQCAALSADITAGICINWMATMKGLMVPGNNQLKGQSAFTMLHPFLGRYLDYPDIAGLAAPKPMLFYSGEMDTLFPINSVLEAYEKLRNIYRTIGASEQLETRIWPTGHVYDLEKQEASFSWLLEKWKQ; encoded by the coding sequence ATTAAAGGATGGAGTAATGAGAACCAACAAGCACTTGCTTCTAATTTAATGAATATGGGTGTATCTTATGCTGGAATCATTGCCCTCGAAGATCTTCGTGCAGCCCAATTTCTTGCAACATTACCGATGGTAGACCCCAAACGGATAGTCGCTCTCGGGTTTTCAATGGGCGCCTTTCGGGCCTGGCAGTGTGCAGCTCTTTCAGCAGATATTACAGCTGGGATATGTATAAACTGGATGGCTACCATGAAAGGGTTAATGGTTCCTGGGAACAATCAGCTTAAAGGGCAATCGGCCTTTACAATGCTGCATCCTTTCCTGGGACGCTATCTGGATTATCCCGATATTGCAGGGCTTGCAGCTCCAAAACCAATGTTATTCTACTCGGGCGAAATGGATACTCTTTTTCCTATTAACTCAGTCTTAGAAGCCTATGAAAAGTTACGAAATATTTACCGTACGATCGGTGCATCTGAACAACTCGAGACACGCATATGGCCAACAGGTCATGTATATGATCTTGAAAAACAGGAAGCCTCTTTCTCCTGGCTTCTTGAAAAATGGAAACAGTAA
- a CDS encoding alpha/beta hydrolase → MHDDYQWPVSEIPLWDTRFLKEELQRDMPPLPEEQVVDRSSDLKIHDRFISNVLRPSIFPMIPENPLPLGILIIPGGGYERVVIDKEGFEIGAWLNSHRISAFILKYRLPCERYEQPHVVPFLDAHRAMLLLRKHAKAWGNLTTIGIMGFSAGAHIAAELCTHWDTPMPSEQRDSIDIPNIRPDVGILIYPVISMKIEITHPGSRRRLLGPNPSPALVDQHSIELQIRENMPPLFVVHALDDKAVPVTNSLLLCEACSKKGVALEAHIFPEGGHGFGLRTKHGPISAWPHLLLRWLNIE, encoded by the coding sequence ATGCATGACGACTACCAATGGCCTGTTTCAGAGATTCCACTCTGGGATACCAGGTTTCTTAAAGAAGAACTTCAACGGGATATGCCTCCACTCCCGGAAGAACAGGTAGTAGATCGAAGTTCTGATCTAAAAATTCATGATCGATTTATATCTAATGTGCTCCGGCCTTCGATTTTTCCGATGATACCAGAAAATCCTTTACCTTTAGGTATACTTATTATTCCTGGTGGAGGCTACGAACGAGTCGTTATAGATAAGGAAGGCTTTGAAATTGGTGCATGGCTTAATAGTCATAGAATTAGTGCATTTATATTAAAATATCGCTTACCCTGTGAACGATATGAACAACCTCATGTAGTACCCTTTCTTGATGCTCATCGTGCGATGTTGTTGCTACGAAAGCATGCTAAAGCGTGGGGGAATCTAACAACCATAGGGATTATGGGATTTTCCGCGGGAGCACATATAGCGGCAGAACTGTGCACGCACTGGGACACCCCGATGCCTTCTGAACAGAGGGATTCCATTGATATTCCTAATATAAGACCTGATGTTGGTATTTTAATCTATCCAGTAATTTCTATGAAAATAGAGATTACTCATCCAGGATCTCGACGCCGCTTACTGGGACCCAATCCTTCACCTGCACTAGTAGATCAGCACTCAATAGAACTCCAGATTCGAGAGAATATGCCTCCTCTTTTTGTTGTTCACGCCCTGGATGATAAAGCTGTACCTGTCACAAACTCCCTTTTACTTTGCGAAGCATGCAGTAAGAAAGGCGTCGCTCTAGAAGCCCATATATTTCCTGAAGGAGGTCACGGTTTTGGACTTCGTACTAAACATGGACCTATATCAGCCTGGCCACATTTACTATTGCGCTGGTTGAATATCGAATAG
- a CDS encoding DNA methyltransferase produces MSLYDILVEQFKKDPKYINKNVELKKWVIIQRAQNFDKELLDLLIQNDVLKKEFFVNIQGILIFKQNLFIDFLEQKNYFNNSYTKYKNKIGLTIDGMYLKQRNDIALIWPFKDCILEGGQTKEEQSRKEIFFNEILAQDEITQLLEPKVLTNAKHFDKNGEKLVKQFNRNEEGIITDNLIIKGNNLLALYSIKKEFAGKVKLIYIDPPYNTGNDEFKYNDNFNRSTWLTFMKNRFEIAKELLSNDGSIFVQCDDNEQAYLKVLMDEVFGTDNYRETIVVKTSTPSGVNAINVKRGERLFKVKEYILFYSKTPTFRFNPIYIKSDFNPNYRYEVIKRDDRYIIKDLKKQYKNNIELEAYALKNYDKIYSLEKK; encoded by the coding sequence ATGAGTTTATATGATATATTAGTAGAACAGTTTAAAAAAGACCCTAAATATATAAATAAAAATGTAGAACTTAAAAAATGGGTTATTATACAAAGGGCACAAAATTTTGACAAAGAATTATTAGACCTTCTCATACAAAACGATGTTCTGAAAAAGGAATTCTTTGTAAACATTCAAGGTATTTTAATTTTCAAACAAAACCTTTTTATCGATTTTTTAGAACAAAAAAACTATTTTAACAATAGTTATACTAAATATAAAAATAAAATTGGACTTACTATTGATGGTATGTATTTAAAACAGCGAAATGATATTGCTTTAATATGGCCATTTAAGGATTGTATTCTTGAAGGTGGTCAAACAAAAGAAGAGCAAAGCCGAAAAGAAATATTTTTTAATGAAATCTTAGCACAAGATGAAATTACTCAACTTTTAGAACCAAAAGTTTTAACTAATGCAAAACACTTCGATAAAAATGGTGAAAAGCTAGTAAAACAATTTAATCGAAATGAAGAAGGAATAATAACTGATAATCTAATAATAAAAGGAAATAATCTTTTAGCACTATATAGTATAAAAAAAGAATTTGCTGGCAAGGTAAAGCTTATTTATATAGATCCTCCATATAATACAGGTAATGATGAGTTTAAGTACAACGACAACTTTAATAGATCAACATGGCTTACCTTTATGAAGAATCGTTTTGAGATCGCTAAAGAATTACTTAGCAATGACGGATCTATATTTGTACAATGTGATGACAATGAACAAGCTTATCTGAAAGTTTTAATGGATGAAGTATTTGGTACAGACAACTATCGAGAAACAATAGTTGTTAAAACTAGTACTCCAAGTGGTGTCAATGCAATAAATGTTAAAAGAGGTGAAAGACTTTTTAAGGTAAAAGAATATATTTTATTTTATTCTAAAACACCAACATTTCGCTTTAATCCGATCTATATAAAATCTGATTTTAATCCTAACTATAGATATGAAGTAATAAAGAGAGATGATAGATATATTATTAAAGATTTAAAAAAACAATATAAAAATAATATAGAATTAGAAGCATATGCTCTTAAAAATTATGATAAAATATATTCTCTAGAAAAAAAATAA
- a CDS encoding ISL3 family transposase has protein sequence MKDYELFQAALSLGNEWFVVQSDFNQTEKRLDIYLDFERGSQFECPVCHELCGAYDTKELVWQHLNFFQYKTYLHAWVPWVSCKKHGVKQIQVPWARERSGFTLLFEAMIMALVDEMPVKAIADMVGIEDTRLWRIIEYYVNKALEQSDLSQVRRVGVDETSSRKGHKYVSLFVDLDTNKVIFVTKGKDSLTLQAFKEHLVTYGGVPDAITDFSCDLSPAFINGIETLFPKAQITFDKFHVMKLLNQAVDETRRREQIEEKDLTKTRYIWLKNPENLTKKQKEKLQSLSSLQLKTGRAYRMKLVFQHIFKPGPVSFNREEALKKWYAWAVRSRIEPMVEFARTLKRHWNGIVRWFTSHITNAILEGLNSLVQAAKARARGFRSLDYFKLIIYRVAGKLGYLPI, from the coding sequence ATGAAAGATTATGAATTATTTCAGGCTGCTCTCAGCCTTGGGAACGAATGGTTTGTAGTACAGAGTGATTTCAATCAAACTGAAAAAAGGCTTGATATTTACCTTGATTTTGAACGGGGTTCTCAATTTGAATGTCCCGTTTGCCACGAGCTGTGCGGTGCATACGATACAAAAGAATTAGTATGGCAGCATCTCAATTTTTTTCAATATAAAACCTATTTGCATGCATGGGTACCTTGGGTCTCGTGTAAAAAACATGGGGTGAAACAAATCCAGGTTCCCTGGGCTCGCGAACGATCCGGGTTTACCCTGCTCTTTGAAGCAATGATCATGGCTCTGGTTGATGAGATGCCAGTAAAAGCAATTGCCGATATGGTAGGGATAGAGGATACACGGCTTTGGCGAATCATAGAGTATTACGTGAACAAAGCCCTGGAACAATCAGATCTGTCACAGGTCCGTCGAGTAGGAGTGGATGAGACTTCCAGTCGAAAGGGACATAAGTATGTCAGTCTGTTTGTAGACCTTGATACGAACAAAGTCATATTTGTAACGAAAGGAAAGGATTCTCTTACACTACAAGCATTTAAAGAACATCTTGTCACATACGGAGGGGTTCCCGATGCCATTACAGACTTTTCCTGTGACTTATCCCCTGCTTTTATAAACGGTATAGAAACACTGTTTCCCAAAGCCCAAATAACCTTTGATAAATTTCATGTAATGAAACTATTAAACCAGGCTGTGGATGAAACTCGTCGGAGAGAACAGATAGAAGAAAAGGATTTAACAAAGACTCGATATATTTGGCTTAAAAATCCCGAAAACCTCACTAAAAAACAAAAAGAAAAATTACAGTCTCTATCTTCATTACAATTAAAAACCGGTCGTGCTTACAGAATGAAATTAGTCTTTCAACACATATTTAAGCCAGGACCTGTTTCATTCAATCGAGAAGAAGCTCTTAAAAAATGGTATGCATGGGCAGTTCGATCCCGAATAGAACCGATGGTAGAATTTGCAAGAACCTTAAAACGGCATTGGAATGGTATTGTTCGTTGGTTTACCAGCCATATAACGAATGCAATTTTAGAAGGACTTAATAGTTTAGTCCAGGCTGCAAAAGCCCGGGCAAGGGGTTTTCGATCCCTTGATTATTTTAAGCTTATTATTTACCGGGTCGCTGGTAAACTGGGGTACTTACCCATATAA